The Hydrogenimonas thermophila genome contains the following window.
CATCAGATACTGTTTTTACCAATTCATAAAAACAATACAGAATCTTTAAATTAGCATAATAATAATTTATCATGTTAAATTATTATCAGTAATAAAACATTATATTACAGAATTTAAAAATAATTAGTTTTATTTTCATTTGATTTCTTATGATATTGACTAATTTAGTAACTTTTTAATATAATTTCTTTTCTTAAAATAAAACATGGGAGAAAAAATGTATAAAAAAATTGCAGTTTCCTTAGCTTGTGCATCTATTCTATTTACAGGATGTGCTACCACAGAAATACAAACAAAAGCAAAAATGACAAGAACTATATTCCTTGATCCTGTTGCAAAGTCTCAAAGAACTGTATTTGTCGCTATTAGAAATACTTCAGGAAATGACTTAGAACTTGAAGATAAAATTATCTCAGGCTTAAAGAAAAAAGGTTATCGAGTTGTTGATGATCCAGCTAATGCAAAATATATTTTAATGGCAAATGTACTGTTTGCTGATCAGCCAAATCCAATGAAATTTTAAATAATTCTTAAATGTATAATTTTGGAAAGGTTTTTGCTTTAGTTGACTCAAAAACGAGGAGTCAACTATGAAACGATAC
Protein-coding sequences here:
- the traT gene encoding complement resistance protein TraT, encoding MYKKIAVSLACASILFTGCATTEIQTKAKMTRTIFLDPVAKSQRTVFVAIRNTSGNDLELEDKIISGLKKKGYRVVDDPANAKYILMANVLFADQPNPMKF